Below is a window of Syntrophomonas wolfei subsp. wolfei str. Goettingen G311 DNA.
TTAAAATCCCTCCTCATAATAATTTCTTCAGGTTCAGGCAAAATCAACCATATAGCCATGGTTTCAATTAATGTTTTGCGCCTGGAGTTTTTCCCACCACATTATTAGCCATAGCTCAGGTTGTAAATTTTATAATTTTATTTCCACATTCTTCTTTATTTTTTACAAAGTAACTTCTACACCTAATTCTTTAAGCTTTTTACTCGTGGATTCCATGTGATTATGGAATTCCATATTATCTTCATAAAGGTACTCTTCATTTTGGTAAACATGGTAATGTGGGGTACGGTTGATATGTATACCTCCAACCCTGTTGCCAGCACCAGCCATTAAAGGTGTAGGGTAATTATCTCGCCCCCATCCCGCTGCACCCCCGATATCCTTGTCCCTCAATACAAGACGCATAACAGCTACGAGCCGAGCTGCCTCCCAGTCGGAACAACTGGGATGATCCTTCATGGGGATACCATTAAAGGGGAAAAATTTCGACACATAGACACTCTTCAGGTGTTCGTAGTGTTTAATGTAGAAAATAAAGTCTACATAGTCCTGGTATTTAGTCTCATTGGGACTCAATCCGGCCATTATACCTGTTCCCAACCCCAGGCCTGCCTCACCTATTAAACGGGCGAATTTTTTCTTTTCCTCCAGGTCATCGCCAGGCTTCACTTTATTGAATACCTGGGGGTTGATGGTTTCGAAGACGGATCTGACGAGTTTTACTCCCAGTTGTTTCAGTTCTTTAAGGGTATCAAAGGACATGGCGGCACCGCAGTTGATATCGATCTCCATATCATTATAGCCAGCAGTTCTTATGGCGGTAACGATTTCAAGGACATCAGAGCCATCGCTTCTTAATGTGGTGCCTCCGCTCAGGTGGA
It encodes the following:
- a CDS encoding biotin synthase BioB, whose product is MARFERILEKSKNEAINEEEALYIFKETEQEEKATELLQTARFVREKIMGNTFKWSGGIARVLRCNLKPLCQYCPYWRKKGDEPLGIEEILKGVDYIARHGLQEFHLSGGTTLRSDGSDVLEIVTAIRTAGYNDMEIDINCGAAMSFDTLKELKQLGVKLVRSVFETINPQVFNKVKPGDDLEEKKKFARLIGEAGLGLGTGIMAGLSPNETKYQDYVDFIFYIKHYEHLKSVYVSKFFPFNGIPMKDHPSCSDWEAARLVAVMRLVLRDKDIGGAAGWGRDNYPTPLMAGAGNRVGGIHINRTPHYHVYQNEEYLYEDNMEFHNHMESTSKKLKELGVEVTL